Proteins from one Tetrapisispora phaffii CBS 4417 chromosome 8, complete genome genomic window:
- the SPC97 gene encoding gamma-tubulin-complex subunit SPC97 (similar to Saccharomyces cerevisiae SPC97 (YHR172W); ancestral locus Anc_5.63) has product MEIKDVEDNVKLLESINDLDLSGDFLDPPFLGRQVNYQPLSNTDSKIKTYPLNLLSDPKQSRIQESLVVHDLLNIILGLEGAYIRYNNAYSPYSDNTIPEFKIAKMMDSSLKSICHRIIKLGQLYIILTKLSEKWSDLKYGKTLQRLSFEIRHFLHETYLKFVVDTLENEYKNNPTFTIRDFEQLTNAHDISKKMRLLYDICSKIQKEMEERQAMDHMQEDFNNFMNDLKEQSQFKNGMILVTDTSLQSIAKGGIILKILKNLIQENLGDRVSIEFLKTILNSVAIDYYKMLNSWLIQGELEDPYEEFMIMDTMKNEDTISSTLKFGDRVWDTQYIIRKDGLLDEFSLSDGSDRLFKVLMTGKLLNVVKMSYNIVQLPIDETEPIETPTFVDLMESTNLDIYIDKWYKRANKMCLDMYLENYDLIHFIRLLQKHYFGYQNGNHLHKFLSKNMFDLTRYYSSKNHEHLELRFQGNLEAEKLSRQDEDDIVLKLLNLQLDTQSFEKVVSQYINESNFVNSSESAFGNNNMKKDSIFEASNFQTLREMLVEDVESDKLTEKSIKSTIHYIQHEVIIPFPLNVIVTRTSMVQFQIISRYTYLLQYYSKLLDDTWYEINKNLIWRYNGFSMEIKRNIIQKCRITHNKMNKFVKVILEYYSQNVIEAEMTNFINFSNLNGTNIIDWQLNLQECLTNIMTNCCLSQMFQMQLQIFEIIYKFCKFITSMRRTLCKIDPILFDRYLSHKNESDYNDIKEHDETKSYIFNEEEAISKIIPELLYYTNGMSNSFEQHRAAFMEGLNHYYHRNRTATKSAKNINPSFFNSSNTTTTTTNSNYNTERLINALGQ; this is encoded by the coding sequence ATGGAGATTAAAGATGTTGAGGATAACGTTAAACTACTTGAGAGTATAAATGATTTAGATCTAAGTGGTGATTTCTTAGACCCACCTTTTCTAGGTAGACAAGTTAATTATCAACCTTTATCTAATACAGATTCTAAGATTAAAACATATCCACTGAATTTGTTATCTGATCCCAAACAAAGCAGGATACAAGAATCACTGGTTGTGcatgatttattaaatattatactGGGTTTAGAAGGTGCATATATTCGTTATAATAATGCCTACAGTCCATATTCTGATAATACAATTCcagaatttaaaattgcAAAAATGATGGATTCTTCATTGAAGTCAATATGTCAtagaatcattaaattaGGTCAATTATACATCATACTTACCAAACTTAGTGAAAAATGGTCTGACTTAAAATATGGGAAAACATTACAAAGGTTAAGTTTTGAGATAAGACATTTTTTACATGaaacatatttaaaattcgTAGTAGACacattagaaaatgaatataaaaataatccAACGTTTACAATTAGAGATTTCGAACAGTTGACAAATGCTCATGatatttccaaaaaaatGAGATTGTTGTATGATATTTGTTCGAAAAtacaaaaagaaatggaAGAAAGACAAGCAATGGATCATATGCAAGAAgactttaataattttatgaatGATCTTAAGGAACAAAGTCAATTCAAAAACGGTATGATTTTAGTGACTGATACTTCATTACAAAGCATAGCAAAAGGTGgaataatattgaagattttgaaaaatctaataCAGGAAAACTTAGGCGATAGAGTTAGTATTGAATTCTTGAAAACTATTTTAAATAGCGTCgcaattgattattataaaatgttaAACAGTTGGTTAATACAAGGGGAATTAGAGGACCCATATGAAGAGTTTATGATAATGGATacaatgaaaaatgaagataCTATTAGTTCAACGCTGAAGTTTGGCGATAGAGTATGGGATACCCAGTATATTATACGTAAAGATGGGCTTTTGGATGAATTCAGTTTAAGCGATGGTTCAGATAGATTATTCAAAGTTCTAATGACTGGTAAGCTTCTGAATGTAGTCAAGATGAGTTATAATATAGTACAATTGCCAATAGATGAAACCGAGCCAATAGAGACGCCAACATTTGTTGATCTAATGGAAAGTACAAATctagatatttatattgataaGTGGTACAAAAGAGCAAATAAGATGTGCTTGGACATGTATTTAGAAAACTATGATCTAATACACTTCATTAGGCTTTTAcaaaaacattattttgGTTATCAAAACGGTAACCATTTGCATAAATTCTTATCAAAGAACATGTTTGATTTGACCCGATATTATTCTTCTAAAAACCATGAACATTTAGAACTTAGGTTCCAAGGGAATTTAGAAGCGGAGAAACTAAGTAGACAGGATGAAGATGACATTGTGCTGaagttattgaatttaCAATTAGATACGCAGTCATTTGAAAAAGTTGTTTCACAATATATTAACGAATctaattttgtaaatagtTCTGAAAGTGCATTTGGAAATAACAATATGAAAAAAGATAGTATATTTGAAGCAAGTAACTTCCAAACTTTGAGAGAAATGTTAGTAGAGGATGTTGAGAGTGATAAATTGACTGAGAAATCTATCAAGAGTACCATTCACTACATTCAACATGAAGTAATTATACCGTTCCCATTAAATGTGATAGTTACGAGAACCAGCATGGTACAGTTTCAAATAATCTCAAGATATACATATCttttacaatattataGTAAATTATTGGATGACACATGGTATgaaattaacaaaaatttaatttggAGATACAATGGATTTTCAATGGAAATCAAACGAAatataatacaaaaatGTAGGATTACACATAACAAGATGaataaatttgttaaagTGATCCTTGAATATTACAGTCAAAATGTAATTGAAGCAGAAATgacaaattttattaactttaGTAATTTAAATGGTACGAATATAATTGATTGGCAATTAAATCTTCAAGAATGTTTAACAAATATTATGACCAATTGTTGTCTATCACAAATGTTTCAAATGCAATtacaaatttttgaaataatttacaaATTCTGTAAGTTTATTACATCAATGAGAAGAACATTATGTAAAATTGAtccaattttatttgatcGATACTTATCAcataaaaatgaatcagACTacaatgatattaaagaacatgatgaaacaaaatcttacattttcaatgaagaagaagccATCTCTAAGATTATACCTGaactattatattatacaAATGGAATGTCAAATAGTTTTGAACAACATAGAGCTGCATTTATGGAAGGattgaatcattattatcatagAAATAGAACAGCAACCAAGTCAgctaaaaatattaacccatcatttttcaacagTAGTAATACTACTACGACAACAACCAATAGTAATTACAATACAGAAAGATTAATCAATGCATTAGgtcaataa
- the TPHA0H01210 gene encoding phosphopyruvate hydratase ENO2 (similar to Saccharomyces cerevisiae ENO1 (YGR254W) and ENO2 (YHR174W); ancestral locus Anc_5.62) encodes MAISKVFGRYVYDSRGNPTVEVELTTEKGVFRAIVPSGASTGIHEALEMRDEDKSKWMGKGVLNAVNNVNNVIAPALIKANLDVTNQQAVDDFLLSLDGTPNKSKLGANAILGVSLAAARAAAAQKNVPLYQHIADISSAKTSPFVLPVPFLNVLNGGSHAGGALALQEFMIAPTGASSFSEALRMGSEVYHNLKSLTKKRYGSSAGNVGDEGGVAPDIQTAEEALDLIVDAIKAAGHDGKIKIGLDCASSEFFKDGKYDLDFKNPESDKSKWLSGPQLADLYHSLMKKYPIISIEDPFAEDDWEAWSHFFKTAGIQIVADDLTVTNPARIATAIEKKAADALLLKVNQIGTLSESIKAANDSFAAGWGVMVSHRSGETEDVFIADLVVGLRTGQIKTGAPARSERLAKLNQILRIEEELGDKAVFAGAKFHHGDKI; translated from the coding sequence ATGGCTATTTCTAAAGTTTTTGGTAGATACGTCTACGACTCCCGTGGTAACCCAACTGTCGAAGTTGAATTAACCACCGAAAAGGGTGTTTTCAGAGCTATTGTCCCATCTGGTGCTTCCACTGGTATTCACGAAGCTCTAGAAATGAGAGATGAAGACAAATCCAAATGGATGGGTAAGGGTGTTTTAAACGCTGTTAACAACGTCAACAACGTCATTGCTCCAGCTTTAATCAAGGCTAACTTAGATGTCACCAACCAACAAGCCGTTGATGACTTCTTATTATCCTTAGACGGTACTCCAAACAAATCTAAGTTAGGTGCTAACGCTATCTTAGGTGTTTCTTTAGCTGCTGCCAGAGCCGCCGCCGCCCAAAAGAACGTCCCATTATACCAACACATTGCTGACATTTCTTCCGCTAAGACCTCTCCATTCGTCTTACCAGTTCCATTCTTAAACGTCTTGAACGGTGGTTCCCACGCTGGTGGTGCTTTAGCTTTACAAGAATTCATGATTGCTCCAACTGGTGCTTCTTCTTTCTCTGAAGCTCTAAGAATGGGTTCTGAAGTTTACCACAACTTAAAGTCTCTAACCAAGAAGAGATACGGTTCCTCCGCCGGTAACGTCGGTGACGAAGGTGGTGTTGCTCCAGATATTCAAACTGCTGAAGAAGCTTTAGACTTGATTGTTGATGCTATCAAGGCTGCTGGTCACGATGGTAAGATCAAGATCGGTTTAGACTGTGCCTCTTCTGAATTCTTCAAAGACGGTAAGTACGACTTAGACTTCAAGAACCCAGAATCTGACAAATCTAAGTGGTTATCTGGTCCACAATTAGCTGACTTATATCACTctttaatgaagaaatacCCAATTATCTCCATTGAAGATCCATTTGCCGAAGATGACTGGGAAGCTTGGAGCCATTTCTTCAAGACCGCTGGTATCCAAATTGTTGCTGATGACTTAACTGTCACCAACCCAGCTAGAATTGCCACTGCCATCGAAAAGAAGGCTGCTGAtgctttattattaaaggTTAACCAAATCGGTACCTTATCTGAATCCATCAAGGCTGCTAACGACTCCTTCGCTGCCGGTTGGGGTGTCATGGTTTCCCACAGATCTGGTGAAACTGAAGATGTCTTCATTGCTGATTTAGTTGTTGGTTTAAGAACTGGTCAAATTAAGACTGGTGCTCCAGCTAGATCCGAAAGATTAGCTAAGTTGAACCAAATCTTaagaattgaagaagaattaggTGACAAGGCTGTCTTCGCCGGTGCTAAATTCCACCACGGTGACAAAATCTAA
- the CTR2 gene encoding low-affinity Cu transporter (similar to Saccharomyces cerevisiae CTR2 (YHR175W); ancestral locus Anc_5.61) gives MDHSSHLISNVPDHSNHDHMDMGDETCSMNMIFTWDYKNVCVVFKWWHIRTTLDLVLSILAIAFLCYVYEFLKQFIHKKQLYYNSTLNLNVNNTGSKLEKRIKLMNSCYYGLQVTFSFMIMLIFMTYNGWLMLAILFGTIWGNYSWGFLLNGSTSDNSLACH, from the coding sequence ATGGACCATTCATCACATTTGATTAGCAATGTACCTGATCATTCCAATCATGATCATATGGATATGGGCGATGAAACCTGTTCGATGAATATGATATTTACATGGGACTATAAAAACGTTTGTGTTGTATTCAAATGGTGGCATATTAGAACTACACTTGATTTGGTTTTAAGTATTTTGGCTATTGCATTTCTATGCTACGTTTATGAGTTTTTGAAACAGTTCATACATAAGAAACAATTATATTACAATTCTACGTTGAATTTAAATGTGAACAATACAGGCTCCAAATTAGAAAAACGAATTAAACTAATGAATAGCTGTTACTATGGTTTACAAGTTACCTTTTCTTTCATGATCATGTTGATTTTTATGACCTACAATGGATGGTTAATGTTGGCTATCCTCTTTGGAACAATATGGGGAAATTATTCATGGggttttttattaaatggCTCGACTTCCGACAATAGTCTGGCATGTCACTAA
- the FMO1 gene encoding N,N-dimethylaniline monooxygenase (similar to Saccharomyces cerevisiae FMO1 (YHR176W); ancestral locus Anc_5.60) → MTYINNTKKLAIIGAGPGGLATARVFLRNCPQYRIDLFEKQSSIGGVWNYDDNNKDGKVMYDHLETNICKQLMQFSDFPFPEDVSTFPKRKDVLHYLKSYYEKFLKNKDNLVMHLETKVENIEKVETESKWRITTINLSNKETKTELYDYVIVSNGHYEYCNFPTNILGMKESLEEKMVFHSKDFQNCQFAKDKTVVVIGNGSSGQDIVVQLATVAKKVYNSVNELSKNDMIHDLLWEMGCVEFVPKIVECDAKTHTVSLLDGRVINDIDYIICATGYKYNFPFMEKRLKNILLTNNPNGDIASDSGSGRVYNLWEQILYTNDHSIGFILLSQMIIPFPLAELQAAVLSQVFENKIHIPHTFKPDNNSESYHSFPELTDIEYYRHLQKLLDDTNYDPTSNFKPVKWDTYHRELRSTSKDNKTERNKMLIKHAKILREKGLPYKLIPIEEDELEKLA, encoded by the coding sequence ATGACATACATCAATAATACCAAAAAGTTAGCAATCATTGGCGCTGGACCAGGTGGCCTAGCAACGGCAAGGGTGTTCTTGCGTAATTGTCCTCAATATCgtattgatttatttgaaaaacaatCTTCAATTGGTGGTGTCTGGAATtatgatgataataataaggACGGTAAGGTTATGTACGATCACTTAGAGACTAATATTTGCAAACAGTTGATGCAGTTTAGCGATTTCCCGTTCCCTGAAGATGTCTCCACTTTCCCTAAGAGAAAAGATGTTCTACATTACTTAAAAAGTTACTACGAAAAGTTTCTTAAAAACAAGGATAATCTAGTTATGCATTTAGAAACAAAGGTTGAGAATATTGAAAAGGTTGAAACAGAATCAAAGTGGAGAATTACTACCATAAATTTATCTAATAAGGAAACAAAGACTGAATTGTACGATTATGTAATTGTATCGAATGGTCACTATGAGTATTGTAATTTTCCAACTAATATACTTGGTATGAAAGAAAGTTTAGAAGAGAAGATGGTATTTCATTCGAAagattttcaaaattgCCAATTTGCCAAAGATAAAACAGTTGTTGTAATCGGAAATGGTAGCTCAGGCCAGGATATTGTCGTCCAATTAGCTACTGTCGCTAAGAAAGTCTATAATAGTGTAAATGAATTGAGCAAAAATGATATGATTCACGATCTATTATGGGAAATGGGTTGCGTAGAATTTGTTCCTAAAATAGTGGAATGCGATGCTAAGACCCACACAGTATCATTACTAGATGGAAGGGttataaatgatattgattataTCATTTGTGCTACCGGTTACAAGTATAATTTCCCATTCATGGAgaaaagattaaagaaTATTCTATTGACAAATAATCCAAATGGCGATATTGCTTCTGATAGTGGATCTGGTAGAGTTTATAACTTATGGGAACAGATATTATACACCAACGACCATTCGATTGGATTTATCTTACTATCACAAATGATTATTCCTTTCCCACTAGCAGAATTACAAGCTGCGGTATTATCTCAAGTTTtcgaaaataaaattcataTCCCACATACATTTAAACCTGATAATAATAGTGAAAGTTATCATTCCTTTCCAGAGCTCACggatattgaatattataggcatttacaaaaattactAGACGACACAAATTACGATCCAACCAGTAATTTCAAACCAGTGAAGTGGGACACATATCACAGAGAATTGAGATCAACAAGCAAAGACAACAAAACTGAGagaaataaaatgttaatTAAACATGCAAAAATATTGAGAGAGAAGGGACTACCATATAAATTGATCccaattgaagaagatgaattgGAGAAGTTGGCCTGA
- the STB5 gene encoding Stb5p (similar to Saccharomyces cerevisiae STB5 (YHR178W); ancestral locus Anc_5.59), whose protein sequence is MDTGTSNDSNSGSMTSNKADLMVNQSSTITPDNEIDEIKNIKNLEMKSVENSTDDHINDIPIESPTDVMKCYENIDSDNADLKDTISFGGQQLQSYSCSRCRRLKKKCLRQMPKCSNCVASHYACEYIGRLPRRSKKELKAAMLRGEFNPKKKKLTITNDKKDRKMIRKNDNMTLSKNNSSSNLQSDSTPFSDMHANQPANNMNNPEHSYTPNSMSDNMLDTSIKTLSGTNLQNQMEGISSLISALNSDFIPKNTSSSNTLMTAAGNIEKGLSNIFSVENMDNLNNDNSNVKNNTFLYANSGNTISKFSKDNPNLPLDQLSTLPVPSFTNLISNNNDNNGSTTKLTNPLVLNFGTRAGSGIRNQLSNNKINNNKAYNEKISTFNVEMIDSTPITDSAIQVETISSVFQGAKDTPWVTEDHSFRAVDRSLYDRFIAAYFNHNHRTFPMIDKIAFLNSVSTIRDFTQMDGQYSETFIFKLNMIMAIGCTTLHRAGMLSKDQELLSEHFAYLAMKKFSAVVKLQNIDTVICLLLLGVYSFFEPKGVSSWTISGIIMRLVIALGLNRSLTQTKLRQMSVADVEIRNRIFWSAYCYERLVSTSLGKMSAISDDSINVPPPRALIQEEESDIEVTLMTITLRRLSGRIYNKIHSVAAVKHDYSPQEKLQLIADLRKEIDDTYTEQRAKIQQKKTANYSMAYFNSEMIGDDHDMISFNSSDIWLAMRYSQFQIMLYRPSALIPKPSLESLTILGEFCLKALKFTYILYKKKMLPLNWITLFRALSICNTMLYCLCQWSIDITESKKEIQQCVDILQHFGEKWVFAKNCAEVFQNISNTIIDISLSNGQVPNMDKLTRELFGASDEYKDILDENNVDIAWNDRFP, encoded by the coding sequence ATGGATACCGGAACTTCCAATGATTCTAATAGTGGTTCTATGACATCTAATAAGGCCGACTTAATGGTAAACCAATCATCTACTATTACCCCAGATAAcgaaattgatgaaattaaaaatatcaagaaTTTAGAAATGAAATCTGTAGAAAACTCAACGGATGACCACATTAATGATATTCCGATAGAGTCCCCGACGGATGTTATGAAATGttatgaaaatattgattcGGATAATGCTGACTTAAAGGACACAATTTCATTTGGTGGGCAACAACTTCAATCGTATTCTTGTTCTAGATGTAGGagattgaagaaaaaatgtttGAGACAAATGCCAAAATGTTCAAATTGTGTTGCATCTCATTATGCTTGTGAATACATAGGAAGATTGCCAAGAAGATCTAAGAAAGAGCTAAAAGCTGCAATGCTGAGAGGTGAGTTTAATCctaagaaaaagaaattaaccATAACGaatgataaaaaagatCGGAAGATGATAAGGAAAAATGACAATATGacattatcaaaaaataatagttcATCTAATTTACAGTCCGATTCAACACCATTTTCGGATATGCATGCAAATCAACCAGCAAACAATATGAACAATCCAGAACATTCATATACGCCAAATTCAATGTCTGATAATATGCTTGATACAAGTATAAAGACTCTATCTGGCacaaatttacaaaatcaaATGGAAGGTATATCTTCGTTGATATCTGCTTTAAATTCCGATTTTATTCCAAAAAATACAAGTTCTAGTAATACATTAATGACAGCAGCTGGAAATATAGAAAAAGGgttatcaaatattttttcagttgAAAATATGGATAATcttaataatgataactCCAATGTGAAAAATAACACTTTTCTCTACGCCAACAGTGGGAatacaatttcaaaattttcaaagGATAATCCAAATTTGCCATTAGATCAGTTATCTACCTTGCCAGTTCCATCTTTtacaaatttaatatcgaataataatgataataatggcTCAACTACGAAACTTACCAATCCCCTCGTTCTAAATTTTGGTACTCGAGCTGGAAGTGGTATAAGAAATCAactatcaaataataaaataaataacaataaagCATACAATGAGAAAATTTCAACATTCAATGTTGAAATGATAGATTCAACACCAATTACAGATTCTGCTATTCAAGTAGAGACCATTTCATCTGTATTTCAAGGTGCAAAGGATACACCTTGGGTAACGGAAGATCACTCATTCAGAGCAGTTGATAGATCATTATATGATAGATTTATTGCTGCATATTTTAACCATAATCATAGAACTTTCCCGATGATAGATAAAATTGCCTTCTTAAACAGTGTTTCAACCATTAGAGATTTCACGCAAATGGATGGACAATATAGCgaaacatttatatttaaattgaatatgatCATGGCTATCGGTTGTACGACTTTACACAGAGCAGGAATGCTATCAAAAGATCAAGAGTTATTAAGTGAACATTTTGCATACTTAgcaatgaaaaaattttccGCAGTGGTAAAGTTACAAAACATTGACACAgtaatttgtttattattacttgGGGTTTATTCGTTTTTTGAACCAAAAGGTGTTTCATCTTGGACCATAAGTGGTATTATTATGAGGTTAGTGATTGCGTTAGGGTTAAATAGATCATTGACACAGACCAAGTTAAGGCAAATGTCAGTTGCTGATGTTGAAATAAGGAATAGAATATTCTGGAGCGCATACTGTTATGAACGTTTAGTTTCTACGTCATTGGGTAAAATGTCTGCCATTTCAGATGATTCGATTAATGTACCTCCTCCTCGTGCTTTAATTCAAGAGGAAGAAAGTGACATCGAAGTAACATTAATGACAATTACTTTGCGTAGATTAAGTGGTCGTATatacaataaaatacaCTCAGTAGCTGCTGTTAAACACGATTATAGCCCTCAAGAAAAACTTCAACTAATTGCCGACttaagaaaagaaatagatGACACCTATACTGAACAACGTGcaaaaattcaacaaaagaaaactGCGAATTATTCTATGGCTTACTTCAATAGCGAGATGATAGGAGATGATCACGACATGATATCATTTAACAGTTCGGATATTTGGCTGGCGATGAGATACAGTCAATTCCAAATCATGCTTTATAGACCATCTGCATTAATTCCTAAACCATCATTAGAATCCTTAACTATACTTGGCGAATTTTGTTTAAAAGCATTGAAGTTTACGTACATACtttacaagaagaagatgttACCCCTTAATTGGATAACGTTATTCAGAGCACTCTCTATCTGTAATACCATGTTATATTGTTTATGCCAATGGAGCATAGATATTACTGAGAGTAAGAAGGAAATTCAACAATGTGTTGATATCTTACAACATTTTGGAGAAAAATGGGTGTTTGCTAAAAACTGCGCTGAGgttttccaaaatatcaGCAATACAATAATTGATATCAGTTTAAGTAATGGCCAAGTTCCTAACATGGATAAATTAACTAGAGAATTATTTGGTGCAAGTGATGAATATAAGGATATTttagatgaaaataatgttgaTATAGCATGGAATGACAGATTTCCATAA
- the TPHA0H01250 gene encoding uncharacterized protein (similar to Saccharomyces cerevisiae SSP1 (YHR184W); ancestral locus Anc_5.54), translating into MPQIKVINNAYHSNHNNMNYNNFKPQSPPDLPYSYISPLTDDLNIKEIAKGKTKPWYNKKQSHLFRKASNFDIDKDSTYSKDNHSARNLLDENPHKMNKNFRRHIYPKKNNEFPSNEIGEATSLNNITNTDSSSNDTFINGNVTNKETKPIFPNINKDKSYITSDQPDKKKYLKNIEGKYTTSSLSEDLYSVIPKNIQNWKRHDMKQIKKILADLKKNKEKVVKTLTKLTVEFSKWEETLDTLDPDVSELTREFKFLFHDEMMSERLLTNSYNTMEIAFTNVMNRESEYNNFAKQITEANKNLQKIINKEGYNSEEYIFEKEKRESMNNSLLVKRNHYQESILCNMRKNLMDHTQIKLNCFSKSKEIGTEILMNSLIKLKNSETDNYHNLLKQIKNNYSANNESKNNDNLEIFLNKLEVKVSKDYKDTDASNNENKKAFQDEYYLANLSYNDSRLKTLEQSPITGNKFLRGGFNNRESNENGTTPTKNPNKDVIISKKKSIEDPVGNSKNIVVKNEILASSNENLESFIDGFSNLRDKENASGILFNIGDDQNKVDLEDESEVENNKWA; encoded by the coding sequence ATGCCACAAATAAAAGTCATAAATAATGCCTATCATTCAAATCACAATAACatgaattataataattttaaaccACAGTCCCCCCCTGACTTACcatattcatatatttcTCCGTTAACAgatgatttaaatattaaagaaattgcGAAAGGCAAAACTAAGCCATGgtataataaaaaacaatCTCATTTATTCAGAAAGGCATCgaattttgatattgataaagatTCAACTTATTCTAAGGATAACCACTCTGCaagaaatttattagatgaaaatCCTcataaaatgaataaaaatttcagaaGACATATTTAcccaaaaaaaaataatgaattccCATCTAATGAAATTGGAGAGGCGACatcattgaataatattacaaacACAGATAGCAGTAGCAACGACACATTTATTAATGGTAATGTCACAAACAAGGAGACAAAACCAATATttccaaatataaataaagataaaagtTATATAACAAGTGATCAGCcagataaaaaaaaatatcttaaaaatattgaggGGAAATATACAACTTCATCGTTATCAGAAGACTTGTATTCTGTGataccaaaaaatattcaaaactGGAAGAGACATGATATgaaacaaattaaaaagatattaGCAGAcctaaagaaaaataaagagAAAGTCGTGAAAACATTAACGAAGCTAACCGTagaattttcaaaatggGAAGAAACCTTAGACACTTTGGATCCTGATGTTTCAGAACTTACAAGagaatttaaatttcttttcCATGATGAAATGATGTCTGAACGCCTTTTAACTAACAGTTACAACACAATGGAAATAGCATTTACTAATGTAATGAATAGAGAAagtgaatataataattttgcaAAACAAATAACCGAAGCAAATAAGAACCTACAAaagattataaataaagaagGTTATAATTCtgaagaatatatttttgaaaaagaaaagagaGAATCTATGAATAATTCTTTACTTGTAAAGAGAAATCATTACCAAGAATCTATATTATGCAATATGCgtaaaaatttaatggaTCATACTCAGATTAAATTGAATTGTTTCTCAAAGTCCAAAGAAATCGGAAcagaaattttaatgaattcattaattaaacTAAAAAATTCTGAAACAGATAATTAtcataatttattaaaacagataaaaaataattatagtGCCAACAATGAAAGTAAAAACAATGATAACCTCGagatatttttaaacaaACTAGAAGTTAAAGTATCGAAAGATTATAAAGACACAGATGcatcaaataatgaaaataaaaaagcaTTCCAagatgaatattatttggcGAATCTATCTTACAATGATAGTCGTTTGAAAACATTAGAACAAAGTCCGATTACTGggaataaatttttaagaGGAGGCTTCAATAATAGAGAAAGTAACGAAAATGGAACTACGCCAACGAAAAATCCGAATAAAGATGTTATCAtaagcaaaaaaaaaagtattgAAGATCCTGTTGGaaatagtaaaaatattgttgtaaaaaatgaaatactTGCTTCTTCAAATGAGAACTTAGAATCATTTATTGATggtttttcaaatttaagagataaagaaaatgcCAGTGgtattttgtttaatatcGGAGACGATCAGAATAAGGTTGACTTAGAAGATGAAAGCGAAGTTGAGAACAATAAATGGGCTTGA